In the genome of Daphnia magna isolate NIES unplaced genomic scaffold, ASM2063170v1.1 Dm_contigs403, whole genome shotgun sequence, the window caagatgAGATTGGGAAGAAAATAGGTTAGGTAAGCCAATAGCTGCATTCGTTAGTGATAGAATCCCGCGTCCATGCTGGCAATCTGTTAAACCGCGGAATAAATAAACTCTACGTCTTTCGAAGCTGTGCGGGAAATACCAGACATACCAGACAAGCTTACAGGGAAATACCAGACAATTTGATTAAATGCTTCTATTCTATGTGTAATTGTGTATTAGCCACTTAAAAACAAGACAGTAGAGGACGCTGAGGGTTGTTCTGCCCTTAAACGGAAGAAACATGTGTTCAGCGTCTAGGCGGTGTCCAGATCCATATCGGGCAGAAATGAGACAAGATTCCAATTAGTTCACCGATGTGTTCTGTTAACGGCAAAATTGAATAGCACAACATTTGATAGAATCGTCTTACCTTAGCATGCATTTAGTAGGCAATGATCCTTGCATTTAGGCAACGGCAATTTGTTAAAGCATTTTGCAAAGCACTTGTCAAACTTCCTGGGATCGCATGGTCCTTTATCAAGTTCTTCTTGCAAGTCACCGAGGATGCCTCTCACAAACATTGTAGCTAACCGGGAAACGTCTTGTTAGTTTCGTCTCATTGCTGTATCgtataaaagagaaagaaatcaCCTTGTTGATCGTTGTCTACCGGGTCTGCGTCAACTCGAGAATAAAGGGCCGCACAAATAGTGACGAGCAGTACCTTGTGATCACAAAGCGAAAACAGAAGTGGCTCGATTGAACGTTTATCAATCATTTCAATAGCCATCTTGTGAATCTAATAGTaatacatttttcaaaagagacttaccagCTGGATGATGAAACGCATTTTCGTGAGAGCACTCGTTGGAAATGAATGGCCTATCGAAGTCAGCGATGAAGCTCGATGTCCGTTTTCCATCTCATCAGACGTCATTTTATACCCCGTTCACGTTTGCTTATTGCCGCAGACGCGTGGCCATTGGAAAGGTGAAACAAGGTGTTGCTGATAATTGCATTTTGTAttgacacaagccactcaaggATATTTTCCCAATTGCTTTGCGTTAGTTTCGTTTAAGCGCGTTTAAGCAGGTGCGCAGTATTCTTTTCAATCAGCTGCGTCCTTGATTCAATGTTGACAAATGTCTCCCAAGTCTAATACTACATGAACGTGTGCATGTTATTCCTGTTTGAGGGAGATATCCAATGAACGCATTGGAACACACCTGTCAAAGTTGTTGGAGCATATCGTTTTAATTTGTCCATGCCAATAAGTGATTCTATTCCCAGCCTCTATAGATGCGTAGATACGTATCTGTCCGTATACATATAGTGCATTTGATGAGATCATATCCAAAATCTGGCAAATGAGTCATGCATGACCCATCTTTCGATTTGAACAGGTGTTGACAAAGTACGTGGGATGCGTTTCTTGCTTGTGCTATATTTTCGCTTTAAAAGTACGGTACAGCAGGGTACAGCACATGTGGTCTCAGCTTCAATCTATAGGCTAGGCGGACGAGATTTGAATGGAGCTTTATGTTAGATTTCCTTTTACCGGCATCACAACATAAccgacaaaaaagaaatagccGGGATCTATTAGTTGTTGTAAACGCTACCAAGAATTTCCTTATACTCGTTCCATATGTTCTCGGAAAGCGTAGGAAAGCGTTCTCGCAAGCCAATAATCTTCAGTCATCCTCAATTGAATTTTAACATGTAAAACAATTGGATTTAGTTTTCATTGCGTTGGCAGAGAAGCGGATGTGGTTGTTTTGCTCATGCGAACATCCGCTGCCAAAGATTTTGCTGAGGGTTTGCTGTTTCATTCACTTGTGTTTCGCATGGATTGTTTGATAATCGATAATGATAATCGATGTTTTTGATGTCATCATGGAGGAAAACCCGGCTCACATAACCGATCTATCAATTCCTCGGGCTATCACGTGTATCGTGATGGCCATTCCCCCACAAATCAGCCCAGGTACACCAACACCTCaagatgtttttctttttcttttttacgagCATAAGTGCATGGATTCGGTCtctccccccctctttttttagtGCGTACTTTGCTCGATAGGCAGCATAACACCCCACAAAAGGTGTTGGGTTTTTCCCATAGCTTCGGTCGTTTTCCTTATTCttcacacgcacacacacacacacacacacaggtcATTAAGTTCTTCTTACCTATACGCCTTCCTCGACCTTCGTATGCTGACGCTGTTGCTTTGTTCACATGGCTCGGTACAGTCGGTTTGACTATAAATACGGCACCATCCAAAGCGAGTAGGACACATCCGCACACAAACCGTCCAAGCGATCACATCATCCGCCGGAAGAGAAGCTCTCCATAATCCTAGGGAAAAAATGTTTCGCTTCATTTTAACGGTAAgtcattttcattttactttttgttattttccaaTTTCATTTCGGATTTGAAATGTCTCACGTttgatgtttgtttgttttgattttcattcaacatGTTGTATCGATAGTTATTGATGTTGGCGTTGGCTGTTGCCATGCCGTACCCTGAAGAAGAGGCTCCCATTGTTGTCTCACCGGAGGTATTGGATGCTGTGGCACCTGTGGACGAGCTGACCAATCCAGCAGCCGCCCCATCCGAATTGGCTGAAGGTGAAAAGGTTGACGAGCGATACCGTCCCAATTATGGCCACCAAGCAGGTAATGAGAGAATCTAATTTAAATGAacaattgaattttgaaaacaaaacattttcggGGGTGGATAGGTCAATTACAGAGCAGTACAGTTTATCAACAACAGAGCAGCAGTCATCAGCAGCAAAGTAGCAGTCTGACCATGCAGCAACAGCTTGGCCACCAAAACGCTGGCTACCACGCCAACAACGCTGCCGGTGGTAATCATTTACGATTAAACTCTTGAGACTTGTGATCAAGAATTGATAAAgcgaaatttttaaattatggGTTGGTATTGCTGTTGGATTTGTATCAGGATTTGGCGGAAGTGGTTACCACACTCCGGGAGCCAGTGCCGGATACGGGCAAAACATCAACCACGGCGGAAGTAAGTTTAATcttattcatgaaaaaaagaaaacaaagtgaGCAatgctatttaaaaaatcatatgTGTTGTACAGCTTTCGGTGGTAACGCTGGATACGGTCAGAGCGATTACGGCAACACCGGCTATGGTATACGGGATCCGGAATAAACACGGGTTACGGATCGAACGCAGCTTATGGTACCAATACCTGTTATGGAACGAACGTTGGGTACGGAACGAACGTTGGGTACGGAACGGACGCTGGTTACGGCACAAATGCAGGTTATGGAACCAATACTGGGTACGCAACAAATACTGGGTACGGAACCAATAGTGGAATCAATACTGGATACGGAGGCAATAGCGGCTATGGCACCAACGCTGGCTACGGAAATACCGGATACGATACGGGACTGTACGGCAACAACGCTGGTGGTGGCGGACATGTCGCGTATGGAAACTCAGGATACAACAGCCTTAGCATGGTGTAAAAGGGGTACGGTAAAATTCTCTTTCATTCATTACACGCAAATTCGAATTGATTTCAATCCgctttttttccatttcagcTGCTTTTGGTTGTACAATTATCGGCCAGCGTAAGTGTTAAAGGACGTCCGGTCGCTTCGCCTGTCGCAAAGGTTGACCTGGAAGTCAAGGCTGTCAAGGCTCCACAGGTTGTTGCATCCGATCCTTTGCCCGCCAAGGTCCAACAGAAAATTGTCGAGCCTGTTCAGAAAGAGAAAACTGTCGAACTCGTTCAAAAGGAAAACGTTGTCGAGCCCGTGCCGGAAACGTCAGCTGACGCATCTCAGAAAGTGAACAAAGATGAAACGAAATCGGTGGAAGAAGCCAAACAAACGCAATTAGAGGCTGGACAGAACATGCAAGGAGACGGTCCGTTTGTCGTCAATGCCCAGCAATGGCCACCTGACGTCTGAGAGGAAATTATGAGGCAATTGAACAGCCAGTACCGTCTGTCTCAGGAGAAGAAACAACAGCAATAACAGCAGAAAATCAAAGAACCAATGGCTCAAGTGAAAAGCGATCACGCACCAACATCGGAAGTTGAATCTTTCGATCCTGAATTGGCTGCCGGAATCGCCGAACTGCTCACTCGCATGGCTGTCGAAGATGACGTCGGCAACCAGTACATCGATTTGGAAGAACTGCCGGCCGCGCTCAAACTCCAGGTGTCTCAGTATTTGACGAAGCAGCAGGTGATGGACGAGGAAAAGCAATTCCAGGAGCAATTGAAATTGAAGCAAAAAGCAGAGAAGCTGAAAGCGCAAGGGACTAGTTTCGCCAGCCTTTTGAACAAGCAAAGTGACGGCCAAATTGATGACCTCTTGAGCAGTTTGCTGCAGGGAACTCTCGCAGATTATCCAAGTAAAAATAACACCATTTGCATCGCCAACCTAGAAAATTCTTATGTTTTTCGttcttcaaaaataatttagcaCCAACAGCCGGTTATTATCCTCAACGCTATGCACCTTACGGTAAGAATGGCATTACACATTTCCTATCAGAAATTTTATAGCTTAACGATTCGTCAATGAATAGCCTACCCCCAAAGACCGGTCTATTCTTCCGGATATCCCCTGTATGGATTTTACCCTCAATACGGAGGGTACCACGGCAGTTTCAGACCTTATTGCGGACTAGAAAGTTATCCGTACGCCGCTCTGAAAGGCTACTACCCCTTCTCCAATGGCAACCGACCCTACCGTCCGCAAAGTTCGTTGATGATTCGCGGACAATTGCAGAATTTGTACGGCGGATCCGTCGGACCCAGTCCTTTGCCTTACCGCATGGTTGACGTACCACCCGGCTAATTAAATAAGCATTTTTAACGGCACGAGCGTCATGCATATAAATGACAGAATGAACGGCCCATTTAACGAAAAAGGAGAGAACCAGTCCAGCAGATGGGTCACTGGCCGTTGCTTCAAAccagttttcttcttttcctcgGAAATGAATTGTTAGTCACGAAACGTGACGCACGATATCAACAGTTATAATAACAACGCAAAACAAATGTATCAAACTTTAAGGTtgaaaaacaatattttaatataCATCTTTGGCTCTATCCTTTTACCAGCAGGTTCTGAGCAACTGTCGTGACTCGaattttgtcttcttctttttcttcttccttatcTGTTGGCCATCCTTTTTTCTTCGCTTTTCGGTTGGGTTTTCCTTTCCTCCTCCTACTCCCGGCTCCGGCTCCTGCTGCAGTTCTATACGTCAGTTGGGAACACATTGGACTCAACCCAAAGTATTTCAATCCGATGATGAACGCTTATAACTTGCCTAACATTTTGACATTTCAGGTATAAGACGCCAGAGAATAACCGTGACATTAAAGACGAATCGATTTGGAACAGCAAAACTCGCCAATTGAGAGTCGATTGTATTGGAGCTTCTAAGGGACTTTTTATCGGCCTCTTTTTCCTGACAGCTTCGTTCTCTGTCTCgttttattcttcatttttgtaCCAATTCCGCAATTCAAACGACTGGGACTCATCCTGGCGGCGCGGCTCATTGCACTTTGCTTCTCGTCTCCATTCTCGCCATGGCTTTAGGGgcgttgtgtttctggttaaTAAGACAACAGTCAGATGTGGAGTTAATGGTTGCCTctttagaaaagtaataatCTGATTTTGAGGAAGAAGACAGTCGGCAAATGGTAGAAAAACTCGATATTCTGGATATAGGTAAGGCAAATTCCATAACTACTCTATTATAAATGTTCGCACGAATATATGCGTGACCTAGCGATGGTTACTCccgaatttaattttttaattctaataTTTTTCATCATCTTGATTAGTTAATCAACTGTCCTACAATTGTAACGTCAAACAACGACGGTAGTTTTCAAATTTCTAGTGGACGGCAGTTTGTAAAAAAGCATTATAAATTAGAGTCCTGTTTCTGCTCATTTTCAATGCAAACTTCAATTAGACTAAAAGCAATTTGACGATGGACGGAGATGACATTGTTTctgatatatatttttttcaatgtgaCGTCATCTCTTTTCAACAAGACAAATTTAGTTAACGACAAATTTAGTTCTCACATCGACATCTTGTTTTGTCGGAAGCAGTTATTGTCATACCGATTAAAATAGATAGCCCTTGAAAATAGAAATGATTTAACAGAATAattctttggaaaaaaatagaagaagaaaaggaaaaaataataagggaAGGAACTCGTTCGTGTAACTCAACTCGCAACAGTTGAGTGACCACCGCAGTGTGTGTGTAATAATCTTCACAGGAAGCAACTTGAGTTTACCGGAGCCCCCCCCGGCTCTCAGCCGTGTTTTGACCCAGACGAATCTGAACCTAGCggatttatttttcaacagctGTGTCTCACatagtcacgtgattttaCTATCATATACATGCGTAATACTCCGTAGGGGGTACACATTCATGAATATCATAGTAATGGATCAGGGTCATCCTCACGCTCGGTTGGTCATTAACACCTCGGTATCCATCTCCAGACCTAGGCCATCTGGACGGTCTACAACCTAGCCAACACCATGACTATTACTACAACACACATGCAACACAGTGGGCTCAACTGCTGGTTCAAGCCGGCTTCATGACTAGAATGTCTAATGAAGGGTACTTTGCGCGTCAGATCACACATCCAGCCTTACCTTTCATTCTCCACTCAGTCGCCCATTGTACCAAGGAAGATTCCTTAGTCACTAGCTTGTCCCAACCCAATTACTACATGTTTTATCAACCCTTATATACCGTTAATCCAAGGGTCTAAAACGTTGCAGCTGAAATCACCACCATTTCAGTCTAAAAGTGGATGGATATAATTTTGGAATTACATCGtagcaaaaagaaacagtGAACTTTATTGTTTAACTGTTATTATTTTTGCCtgaaggaaaacgagactgTGTGTTGAATTgcaaattttcaaaacaacTTTTAATGGTGAACACATATCTAGgtatcggccccaattagccataatcgggttaaccgccccgccccgggaaaaggcaatcggggCTTAATCGGGTTACCATTTCGTCAGCCAGGGCGGGGCAgggcaaaaatcgaggttaacccacttgccccgacgccatttgGAAAAATGGTGCCTGAATTTTAACTACGAATTTTGGTCGGGTTTTAATAGTTAATATAACTCATAGTGTATGCAACATTTTCACAGgtagttatttttatttttttgatgatGAGTTCAATGTGGCGAGTCTTAACCTTTTATctaaataaaccagattttagAAAACTGTATCAACAACTTCATGTTGTGTTACCCATCATTTGTCCAAATAccaattgtatttttttgtttgtattttgggAACTTCACTTAGATGAGGAATGCTTCCAAGGATTAATCAACACCttttgcaaaataaaaaacacatAACGTTACTATTATATTAAGATACTAACACGCGTTTTTCTCGTCATTCATGATCTTTATCAAAGTCCACGTCAATGCCATCTAGTTTTTCCTCCTAAAACCTAACGAAAATAgatgttatttttaaatcagaataatttttacttttaagtGCTTGAACTTTACTAACATCAGACGTTTGATTCAAGTTTCAAATATAAAAACCTATGATATCAATTACTAGTTTCAAGACGAGGCGTAAAATATTTGTAGCTAAGACCATGGTTGGTATATGCTAAAACTGTCGTTGCTCGTAGGGTCAGCCTGTACTGTTgatagcgaaaaaaaaaaaaaaacaaagaacaatacagcaattttttctGCAAAGTTCAACGCTCGAAATTGAATCATGTAACGTTTAAGAGATCTCCTCGTTGGTGCGGTTTTTCAGGACTGAAGTACCGTTGTTGTATATGATACAAACATAACATCATGAGATATTTTACATTCAGAACAGATATATCTGTATAAGGACATATATTTGCTATACGAATCGTTTTAATAGACTCTGTATGAAACCGAACCCAACTTCTTCAGCCCACCAGGCCGAAGCACGACCACTAAGCTACGAGTCATGTTGAATATCTCACTGTTTCTAATTCTGGCTAAACGGCGAACTTTGTAGACTTACATTACAGTTTTTCTAAAGGACGTAAGGTAAATTGATGAAATATGGTATGACTTCGGAAATTGTCCAATATCAATAATAGATTTTCTAGAATATCAATTGTATCTTGGTGGATTTGAACTACTACTGAGAATTAACAAAAAGCACGCTAGTACCTACCGATATAAGGTCTCAGACGATCAAGAGTTAAGACATGTTAGGAATACACATAATAATGTTTCTcgtctttatttttcagaAAACTTGCTTGAACAACTCGTTTCGACGTTTTATCTGGGTGGCTATAACGAGACCCGTCTCGGTTAGAGATTAAAACTCGCCTAACAGCGAGGGGGTTCCGGCCTTTTCGCTCCGTTTCGGATTGTTGAATAATATCCCTAATATGTGAACGTGAATAATCCATGTTACTTTTGAagcaaaaaatgacataagAATAGATTTTATGTCGAAAACCTGTTCGCCAATAGACGAGATATGCACCTTTTGCATAAAGATGAAATAAtcgtttaaattaaataattttcctCGTCCCCAGTTCTTCTAACAGAATTCAAAATGGTGAACAAGAGAAACAGTGATAAAAGCCAGACGCCACCAAGGAGAATAAGAACGCAAGTAAGAGAGCAAGAATTGAAAAACGCACCAACCGGCCAACGCGTAGCCACACGACAGCTAGTTCCACCTGATGTGAGTTTTGCAGAAAACATCTATATAACGGAAGCGCTATTTTTTTGTCTGAAATATTATGTCACCCCAGCAGTTCGCAGCTTTTTATGCAGAAAACGTCTCGTTTCACGAACGGCGACCGATTACGACTATGCGGACATGATGCAGACATTAAGGTACTATAAAAACATTGACAGAAATTTTCTTCACGCTCCCATCTGCAACATGGAAATCGGCAAAGCCATCCGTGTCAGAAACGAAATCTGCCACCTCAACCTAGAagcaatcaaacaaaattgggCCAGTAATCTATCAACATGGACAATCCTTTGTCGAAGCGTCGGTGATGCACATGGTGCCAGTAATGTGCAAACTGTTTACAATCGCCTTAGGAGAGGTCAGTATCAACACGCGATCGACGAAAAACCATTTCGT includes:
- the LOC116936543 gene encoding uncharacterized protein LOC116936543: MAQVKSDHAPTSEVESFDPELAAGIAELLTRMAVEDDVGNQYIDLEELPAALKLQVSQYLTKQQVMDEEKQFQEQLKLKQKAEKLKAQGTSFASLLNKQSDGQIDDLLSSLLQGTLADYPTPTAGYYPQRYAPYAYPQRPVYSSGYPLYGFYPQYGGYHGSFRPYCGLESYPYAALKGYYPFSNGNRPYRPQSSLMIRGQLQNLYGGSVGPSPLPYRMVDVPPG
- the LOC123468655 gene encoding uncharacterized protein LOC123468655; amino-acid sequence: MVNKRNSDKSQTPPRRIRTQVREQELKNAPTGQRVATRQLVPPDVSFAENIYITEALFFCLKYYVTPAVRSFLCRKRLVSRTATDYDYADMMQTLRYYKNIDRNFLHAPICNMEIGKAIRVRNEICHLNLEAIKQNWASNLSTWTILCRSVGDAHGASNVQTVYNRLRRGQYQHAIDEKPFRFTVGAYNENTAFGLSLILYSCLARYVGPSLRKFLIRDKQQTTSTSFDFYKNLKDTIEQQKIDQNYLAKGASKRIDMELLRVAMEGRNTICHGKYSLVFSQWKTYLQSWVRLLKIINMKTAAEEMQEVLDFLAVSRSNFRQIRPTRIFCPMQSSSSA